Sequence from the Sphingobium indicum B90A genome:
TGTTCAGGGGCGTGCTGGGCGCCGAGGGCGTCGAGGCGGAAATTCCGGAGGAATGGCTGCGGCTGGTGGCGGAGAAGTTCCTGAGCGCGGAGGAGATGGAGAAGATCAAGTCGCTGGGCAGCTGGGACGAGATCATGGAGACGCTGAAGAAGCGGCTGGAGGAGCAGAAGGGGCGTCATCAGGGCGGCAACAAGTGGATCGGCACCGGCGGCACATCCCCCTTCGGCCATGGCGGCTATAATCCCGAAGGCGTGCGGATCGGCGGCGAGAGCAAGCACAAGCGCGCCATCAAGGTGTGGGAAAAGCGCGAATTCGCCAATCTGGACAATCAGAAGGAACTGGGCACCCGCAACATCAAGGTGGCGCTGCGGCGGCTGCGGCGCTTCGCGCGGGAGGGCGCGGCGGATGAGCTGGACCTGGACGAAACCATCCGGGGAACGGCGCGGCAGGGCTGGCTCGACATCCGCATGCGGCCGGAACGGCACAATGCGGTGAAGCTGCTGCTGTTCCTGGACGTGGGCGGATCGATGGACCCGTTCATCACGCTATGCGAGGAACTGTTCTCGGCCGCGACCAGCGAATTCAAGAACATGGAATTCTTCTACTTCCACAACTGCCTGTACGAGGGCGTATGGAAGGACAACCGCCGCCGCTTTTCGGAACGGACGCCGACCTGGGACATACTGCACAAATATGGGCATGACTATAAGGTGATCTTCGTCGGCGACGCGGCGATGAGTCCCTATGAGATCAGCCATCCCGGCGGGTCGGTCGAACATATGAACGAGGAGCCGGGCGCGACCTGGCTGGGCCGCGTGCTGCATACCTATCCGGCTGCCGTGTGGCTGAACCCCGCGCAGGAGGCGCATTGGGGCTATAGCCAGTCGACCATGATGATCCGCGAGATCATGAACGGGCGCATGTATCCGCTGACCATCGACGGGATAGACGGCGCGATGCGGGAATTGACGCGCAAACGGTGATCAGGCCGGTTCGAAGAGGACGCCCCCCGTCAGCGGTTGCGGCGCGCCGGTGGTGCCGGGGAAGCTGATCGGCAGGCCCTTCATGTGGCGGACGGCCATATAGGCGAAACCCTGCGCCTCCAGCGCGTCGCCATCCCATCCCAGCTCGTCCACCGGCCGCACCTCCGCCCCGCTATAGCTGCCCAGCATCCGCATCAGCGTCGCATTGCGGCGCCCGCCGCCGGCGACATAGATGCGCTTCGGCCGCTCCGCCAGATGGTCCAGCCCCCGCGCCACGGCGGCGGCGGAAAAGGCGGTCAGGGTCGCCGCGCCGTCCGCCAGGGAAAGGTCGCGCACCGCCTCGATGGCGAAGGCCTCGCGGTCTATGCTCTTGGGCGGAGGGACGGCGAACCAGGGGTCGGACAGCATATCGGCCAGTCGTTCCTCATCCACCCGTCCGCCTGCCGCCGTCTCGCCATTTTCGTCGAAACCCCGGTCGCCACGGGCCTGCATCCAATTGTCGATAAGGCCGCTCGCCATGCCGGTGTCGAAGGCGACGATCTCCCCATTGGAGCCGATGGCGGTGATGTTGGCGACGCCGCCCAGATTGAGGACGGCGACCGGTTTGGGCAGGTCGTGCGCCAGAGCGCGATGATAGACGGGAAGCAGCGGGGCGCCCTGCCCTCCGGCTGCGACGTCGGCGCTGCGCAGGTCCGCGACCACCGGGATGCCGAACGCACCCGCCAGCGCCGCGCCGTCCCCGATCTGCCAGGTCCAGCGGCGTTCGGGGCGGTGGGCGACGGTGTGGCCGTGAAAACCGATGACGGCGATGTCCTGCGTCACATGGCCGCTGCGGGCCAGCAGGTCCGACACCGCCTCGACATGGAACTCCGTCAGTTCCTCCTCGACCGCGTGGATGAGCGGTTCGAAGCCGGGCTTTTCCATGGTCATTGCCCGCTGGCAGGCTTCCGCGAGGCGAAGGCGGAAGCCGTCATGATAGGGCATGGCGTGGAAGGCGACGCCCTTGTTCGCGCCTTCGCCGTCGGTTTCGATCAGGGCGGCGTCTATGCCGTCGCGGGAGGTGCCCGACATCAGGCCTATTGCCAGCATTTCCATTTCCTCCGTTCGGGCTGCGACTTGTTCCTTCTTTAGAGAAGTGGAGGGCTTCGACAAGCATGCCCTGAGCCTGTCGAAGGGCTCAGCCCGAACGGGGTGGGATCAGCTTGCCCCATGAAGCCCTTTTCGTGTCGGTTAGCCGATGCTACAGGGCGCGGCATCATGACCAGCTATTCCTCCGACCTGCTCCGCCTGCTCGACGCGCGCGGCTATATCCACCAGTTGACCGATGCGGAGGGGCTGGACGCGCTCGCCGCCAGGCAGGTCGTGCCGGGCTATATCGGCTTCGATCCCACGGCGCCCTCGCTGCATGTCGGCCACCTGGTGTCGATCATGATGCTGCGGCAGTTGCAGAAGGCCGGGCACAAGCCCATCGTCCTGATGGGCGGCGGCACCGGCAAGATCGGCGACCCCAGCTTCAAGGACGAAGCGCGCAAGCTGTTGACCACAGACGCCATCGCGCAGAATGTGGCGAGCATCAAGCGGGTGTTCGAACGGTTCCTGACCTTCGGCGACGGGCCGACCGACGCGATCATGCTCGACAATGCGGAATGGCTGGACCGGCTGGAATATATCCCCTTCCTGCGCGACATCGGCCAGCATTTCTCGGTCAACCGGATGCTGAGTTTCGATTCGGTGAAGCTGCGGCTGGACCGGGAACAGTCGCTCAGCTTCCTGGAATTCAACTATATGATCCTCCAGGCCTATGACTTTCTGGAACTGTCGCGCCGTTCGGCCTGCCGGTTGCAGATGGGCGGATCGGACCAGTGGGGCAATATCGTCAACGGCGTCGAACTGACGCGCCGGGTGGACGGCACGCAGGTGTTCGGACTGACGACCCCGCTGCTCACCAATGCGGACGGCACCAAGATGGGCAAGACCGTGGGCGGCGCGGTATGGCTCAACGAGGACCAGCTTTCCAGCTATGATTACTGGCAGTTCTGGCGCAACACGGCCGATGCCGACGTCGCCAACCGGCT
This genomic interval carries:
- a CDS encoding vWA domain-containing protein, whose amino-acid sequence is MMLNFLDALRAAGIPAGIKEHLLLLEALDRDVIGQRPEDFYYLARATYVKDEGLIDRFDQVFARVFRGVLGAEGVEAEIPEEWLRLVAEKFLSAEEMEKIKSLGSWDEIMETLKKRLEEQKGRHQGGNKWIGTGGTSPFGHGGYNPEGVRIGGESKHKRAIKVWEKREFANLDNQKELGTRNIKVALRRLRRFAREGAADELDLDETIRGTARQGWLDIRMRPERHNAVKLLLFLDVGGSMDPFITLCEELFSAATSEFKNMEFFYFHNCLYEGVWKDNRRRFSERTPTWDILHKYGHDYKVIFVGDAAMSPYEISHPGGSVEHMNEEPGATWLGRVLHTYPAAVWLNPAQEAHWGYSQSTMMIREIMNGRMYPLTIDGIDGAMRELTRKR
- a CDS encoding anhydro-N-acetylmuramic acid kinase, with translation MLAIGLMSGTSRDGIDAALIETDGEGANKGVAFHAMPYHDGFRLRLAEACQRAMTMEKPGFEPLIHAVEEELTEFHVEAVSDLLARSGHVTQDIAVIGFHGHTVAHRPERRWTWQIGDGAALAGAFGIPVVADLRSADVAAGGQGAPLLPVYHRALAHDLPKPVAVLNLGGVANITAIGSNGEIVAFDTGMASGLIDNWMQARGDRGFDENGETAAGGRVDEERLADMLSDPWFAVPPPKSIDREAFAIEAVRDLSLADGAATLTAFSAAAVARGLDHLAERPKRIYVAGGGRRNATLMRMLGSYSGAEVRPVDELGWDGDALEAQGFAYMAVRHMKGLPISFPGTTGAPQPLTGGVLFEPA
- the tyrS gene encoding tyrosine--tRNA ligase → MTSYSSDLLRLLDARGYIHQLTDAEGLDALAARQVVPGYIGFDPTAPSLHVGHLVSIMMLRQLQKAGHKPIVLMGGGTGKIGDPSFKDEARKLLTTDAIAQNVASIKRVFERFLTFGDGPTDAIMLDNAEWLDRLEYIPFLRDIGQHFSVNRMLSFDSVKLRLDREQSLSFLEFNYMILQAYDFLELSRRSACRLQMGGSDQWGNIVNGVELTRRVDGTQVFGLTTPLLTNADGTKMGKTVGGAVWLNEDQLSSYDYWQFWRNTADADVANRLRLFTDLPMDEVERLAALQGAEINEAKKILANEATALCRGADAAAAAAETARRTFEEGASDANLPTASLGAEGLNIVQGTTALGFAASNKEVRRKLAEGAIRVNGEVVSDPALPLKAGDKLSFGAKKHGLITA